Sequence from the Methanobrevibacter arboriphilus genome:
TGATTTTAAAATGTTTAAAGCTGAATTAAGTAATCCTAATATTTTAAAAACAAGTTTTGATGCTATTTCATCTATTGTTGATGAAGTACAAATTCAAACTGATAGTGAGGGTATTAGACTGGATGCCCTAGATCGTAGCCACATTACATTTGTTCATTTGGAACTTAAAGCAAGTTTATTTGATGAATTTATTTGTGATGAACCAGAAAAAATCAATATAGACACTGACGAATTCGTTAAAGTTTTAAAACGTTCTAAAAGTGATGATAGAGTAATAATGTCTCTTGATGAAGGAAATTTTATCATAACTTTTGAAGGGGAAGCTAAAAGAACTTTTAAAATCAGATTAATTGACATTGATCAGGAACCTCCTTCACCTCCTAAATTAGACCATCCTACTCAATTTGAAATTCCTTTTGCACTTTTAAAGGATTCTATTGCGGATATTGATATATTTTCAGATAAAATTTCTTTAAAAGTTGATAATGAGTACTTTAGGGCTGGAGCTGAAGGTGAATTTGGTGATGCTAATATTGAGTATCTTCATGGAGAAAAAATTGAAACAGACGCTAAATCAGTTTTTTCACTTGAAAAAATTAGAGAAATGCTCAAAGCAGATAAATTTTCTGATATAGCTGTTATTAAACTTGGAGATGATATGCCTCTAGATCTTAAACTTAAAATGGTTTCTGATGATGGTGAACTCAGCTTTTTGCTTGCTCCAAGGATAGAAACTGAAGATTAATCAGTTTCTTATTTAAATTTTAATCTATTTAGTTTTTTTACTTACATATAGTTTTTCAATGCTAGGTCAGTTAATTTTATTTTATATTTAGAATAACAAATGTTTACTTGCAATAAGTGATATTTAAGTATTTTAAGTTCTATATTAATCCTATATTCATAAATCAATTAATTTACATATAATTTCAAGATTTAAATTATTTTAGCTTCTTAAAATTAGCTTTTATTAAATCATTGGCTTTTAGTAGATTATTAGATTTTATTAAGCTATTAGCTTTTATTAAAAATTAATTAGAGATGATTATTTTTGGAAGATCAATTTTTTGCTAAATTACGTGAAATTCAAAGAAAAGAACGTGCAAATAGCTCATTAGCTAGAGTTGGAAATGATTTTTATAAAAGAACTCATAGATACTTAGATAATATTAGAGATATTGCTGTTAATGATCCTTTTTCAGAAGAAAGCGATTTATTAAGGAATGCTCAGAGAATAGCTACTGAAATCTGTGAAATTAGAGAACATAAGATAGCTGATGCTGCTGTCATGAATATTCATAGGTCTTATCATCTTTTTCAAGGAAAGCCTCAATTCGATTTAATAGATACAACTCCTTTGAACATTACTGAAGAAGAAGAAAAACTTTATTTTTCATTTATTGATGTTTTAAAAGCACATAGAAGGTCTATATCATTAGATGAACTCACAACTGATGATAATAATTCTAATTATTTATCAAATAAAAAATCTTCTGATGATTCTATTAATAATGAATCTGATGATAGTAACTATAATGTTACTTCTAATATTGAATCTAATAGTGGGTCTAATAATATTGAATCTAATAATAAATCTGACGATAAATTCATTAATAATAAATTAAAGAATAAAAATAATGATATTAAAAATAATTTAATTGAAGATAATGATGTTAAAAATGATAATGTTCTAAAAAGACTTAAAACCATAAAATCTGCTAAAGTTATTGAAGATGAAAAAGTCGAAAGCATTGAAAAGCAAATTTCTAAGTCAAATAATATTAATGAAAAAAATAATCATTATGAATCTTCAAAATCTTCAGAATCTTCAGAATTACCAAAATCAATAGAATCCCCCAAAACAGATAAATCAAATGTTTCTAAAGATTCTAAGAAAAATAATTGTATTCAGGGCAATAAGAATATAAAAAATGGACAAAAATCTGAATTAGCTAATATTATTGGTAATGAAGATGATCAATTTGTTGATTTAGATTCATTAGTTGTTGATGAGACATTTAGTTCTGTTAATTCTCTTGATCTAAATAAATCAAAATCAACAGTGAATAAAATAGCTAATGTAATGATTCTAATATTTTCTGAGATTAATTCTATTATGGGTGTAGATAAAAAGATTTATGGTCCTTTTAAACCTCAGGATATTGTTATAATGCCAGATATTAATGCAAAAATCTTAATTAAGAATAAAAAAGGTAGATTGGTTAAAATTTAATTTTATACATTGTTTTATCTATTTTAGCTATAATTAATAGCTTCAATAATGTAAAAATTTTTCATTTACATTATGAAAATTTTTATTATTCCATTAAATTTAAATATGGATTAAAATAATATATTATATTAATATCTATTATTTAAATGAAAAGTTTATTATTAATTTTTTATAAAATTTAGGACCTATTTTGGGTTTATTAAGCTTAAATCATTTAGGTTAATGTTTTAGTGATATATTTTTCTTTAAAATTAATATATTGCTTTTTTGACAATTATTTTAAGATAATAAATATTCAACGTACTGTTTTTATATCGTACTGTTGTATATTTTTAGATATTTTTATAATATTATTAATTTATGTCATGGAGACATATATTTACATATTTACAATAAAGGTGATTAAATGAAAATTCCTAAAGAAAAAAGAACTTACTGTCCAAAATGTAAAACTCATACTGTTCATGAAGTACTCGTAGCTAAGAAAAGAAAAGCTAGTGAGTTAAAATGGGGACAAAGACAATTTAGAAGAGTTACTGCTGGTTATAGGGGATATCCTAGACCTTTGCCTGGTGGAAATAAGCCAGTTAAAAAATTAGATTTAAGGTATAAATGTAAAGAGTGCGGCAAATCTCGTGTTGCATCTTCTTTTAGAACTGGTAAACCTGAATTTGTAGCTCAATAGTTTTAGTTAAACAAATAATTTATAAATTTTGTTAGTTAATAGTTGAATTATCTGATTATAGTTATTTAAATCAGTTAATATTTAGTATTATTATTTAATATTCAAATTTATTATTTAATATTCACGTTTATTATATTTTAACTAACATTTAATATTAAATTACATTTTCATAATTATATTGGTGATTAAATGTCAAATGAAAGAAGAGGAAATTTTTTAAAAGTCAAATGCTTGGACTGTGATAATGAACAAATAGTATTTGATAGAGCAGCTTCTAATGTTCAATGTATTATTTGTGGTAAAACACTTGTAAAACCTCTTGGAGGAAAAGCTAAAATAACTGCTCATATTGATTCAGTATTGAAATAAACATGGGTTTAATTTTTAATTATTTTTAAGTTTTTACTAAATTTAATTATTTTACTAGGGAATTTTATTAATTAGAAAATTATTAATTAAAAAGTTCTTTAGTCTGATTTTATTTATTTTCAGGTGTTTTAATGGTAAGAAAAAATCAAGAATGGCCAAGTGAAGGAGAATTAATTGTAGCTACTGTTTATAAGGTTCTTGGTTACGGAGCATTTGCTAATCTAGAAGAATATGAAGGAAAAGAAGCTTTTATTCATATTTCTGAAGTATCTTCTGGTTGGGTTAAAAATATTCGTGATCATGTAAGAGAAAATCAAAAAATTGTAGCTAGAGTTTTAAGGGTTAATCCTAGAAAAGGTCATGTGGATGCTTCTTTAAAGAGAATAAGGGAAGATCAAAGAACAAAAAAGATTCAACAATGGAAAGTTGAACAGAAAGCAGAGAAATTTTTAGAATTAGCTGCTAAATCATTAGATAAAGATCTTGATACTGCTTATAAAGAAGTAGGTTATAGGTTAATGGACAGTTTTGGTGATATTTATGGTGCTTTTGAAAGTGCTGCTGAAGAAGGTGAATCTGTTCTTATTGAAGAAGGTATTGATGAAGAATGGGCTAAAACAATTGTGGAGATAGCTAAGAAAAATATTACTCCTCCTGAGGTTCATATAACTGGTTATATCGATATTCAAACTTTTGATGCTAATGGTGTAGATATAATTAAAGAAGCTCTTTTAGCTGCTGAAGATGAGGATGTTGAGGTTCAGTGTGTTGGAGCTCCTCGTTATAGGATAACTGTCAAGTCTTCTGATTATATCCAGGCAGAAAAAGATTTAAAAGCTGCTGCTGATAGGGCTATTGAAATTATTGAAGAATCAAATGGTAATGGAACTTTTTTACGTGAATTAGAGTAATTTTAGTTTTTATTAAATTAACCATTATCTTTAATTATTTTTTATTAATATGATTTATTAGCTATTATTCATTTTTAAATATAGAATTAATATGCTATTTTATTCAAGTGACTTAAATGAAGATGAAAATGCATAAATGTAATTCTTGCAATATATATACGATTAAAAATGTTTGTCCTAGTTGTGATGGGGATTTAAATGTTATATATCCTCCAAAATATTCTATTGAGGATAAATATGGTAAATATCGTCGAAAATTAAAAGAAGAAGCATGTGATAAATAATTTGTAATTATTAAAAAATCAAAGATTTTTTTATTTTTATAAAAATTTTTTATTTTTATAATGTTAAATAAGCATTATTAAAGAAGACTTTGATAATATTATATTTATAAGGTATATTATATTTATAAAGTATATTGAAGTTATGAAGTATATTGGATTTTATTAAGGTATATTGAATTTATAAGGTATATTAGATTTTATTAAGGTATATTGAATTTATAAGGTGATTTCTATGAAAAATACTGAAATCAATATTTTGGAAGATGTTGAATTAAATAATCCTATTTTTATTGAAGCTCTTCCAGGAATTGGTCATGTTGGTAAATTAGCTGCCGATCATATTATTGATGAATTAGGAGCTACTAAATTTGCAGAACTATATTCTTATCATTTCCCTCCTCAAGTTTTTGTTGATGAAGACGGACTCATTGAAAATATGATGAATGAGTTTTATTATTTAAAATCTCTAGGAGAAGATAAAAGAGATTATATAATTTTAGTTGGTAATAGTCAAGCTTTATCTCCAGAAGGACAATATGATTTGTCTGGGTTTATATTAGATTTCATTGAAGATTTTGGAGTTAAAGAAATGTATACTCTTGGTGGATTAGCTATTGGCCATCCTATTGAAGAATCTCGTGTATTTGGTGCTGCTACTGATCTTGAAATCATTGAGACATTGAGAGAGTTAGATATTGAAATAAGATCTGCCGATGGTGGAATTGTAGGAGCTTCTGGGTTACTCCTTGGATTAGGAAAACTTAAGAATATTAAGGGTGCTTGTTTGATGGGTGAAACACCTGGTTATTTCATTGATGCTGAAGCTGCAGAAGCTATTTTAGAAAAATTAGCTAATCTTCTTAATATAGAAATTAATACTGATAAACTTGATGAACGAGCTGAAGAAACAAGGAAAATGATATCTAAAGCTCAAAAAATGGAACAAGAAATGGTTAATAGAACTATGGGTGCTGGAGAAGACGATTTAAGATATATTGGTTAATTAAACTATATATTTACATTCTTCATTATTCATTTTACTTCCTTTTTTCTTGTTACTATTTTTATTTTTTGCTGATTTTTTAACTAATTCTTATTTTTAAGCAGTTTTTATTTTTATCTACTTTTATGATTTAATTTGATTTTTTAGTTTGATATTTTGAGTATTTTATAGGTTTATAAATTTACTAAAAAATATAAATAGTAGAATATAGACATATATTAATGCTATATTATAGAATAAAGTTATATATTTATAAATTACTAATTATTTTGTGATTTTTTAATTAATATTGTGATTTTATCAATAGTGTAATTTTATTATTTATACAGTAAGGTGATGAAGTTCCACCTATAACTGCCATTTTTTTAAAAAAATCTGGATGATGACTTCTACTATCAATAAAATGTTTTTAGAGGGTTATTATGGCAGATTTTTATTTATTAGTATTAGGATTATTAGTTTTTATCTCAAGTTTGATTTCAGTTCGTTTAGGTTTATCTGTATCAATCATAGAGATTTTGTTTGGAGTTATAGCTGGAAATTTAGGTATAATCCATTCTGAAACTTGGATGCTATTTATTGCAAGTTTTGGAGGAATATTATTAACATTTTTGTCTGGAACTGAGATTGATGTTAATCTTATGAGAAAAAAACTTAAAGAAACAGTTTTAATAGGCTTTTTATCTTTTTTAATACCATTTATTCTGATTTTTTCAGTTGTTCATTTTTTAATTGGTTGGAATCTAGTTGCTTCATTGTTAGCTGGAACTGCTTTGTCTGAAACATCAATTGCTGTTGTTTATTCAACGTTACTCCAGCAAGACTTATTTAAGTATGATATTGGTAAGATATTAATGGGAGCAACATTTGTAACAAATATCTGCACAGCTATTGCTTTAAGTATACTTTTTACTAAACCTAACCTTTATATCTTTGTTTTTTATGTAGTATCCATATTATTATTGATATTTGCTTTTAAATATTCCTATAAATTCTTGGTTAATTCTAAAATTTTAAAAGATAAGATATTAGAGATAGAAATAAAATATATTTTCCTTTTGCTTTTCATTTTAATGTTTTTTGCAGCATGGGGAGGAGGACAAGCAATATTACCAGTATTTATTTTAGGTATGTTACTATCTAATACTTTAAATGAAAATTCTAATGGGCAAAAAGCAAAAGAAAGGATAAAAACTGTTGCATTTGCAGTTATAACTCCAGTATTTTTCATCATCGGGGGAATGAAAGTTTCAATACCTTTAGTAATTGGTGGACTTGGAATTTTTATTTTAATCTTTGCTTTTAGACAATTAGCTAAGTTCGTTGGTGTTTATTTTGTGACTAAAAGGTATTTAAATTCAGATACTGGTTATATTACTTTGATGATGAGCACTGGTCTAACATTTGGTTTAATAGCTACTTTATTTGGTTTGAACACTGGTCTTTTAAATAATTATTCTTATTCAATATTAACTGGAGTTTTAGTTTTAAGTGCTGTTTTACCTACAATAATTGCTCAAAAATGGTTTGTACCAAGACATTTAGAGGATTTGAATTAAAATAAGAAAAATAAAATAAGAAAAATAAAATAGAAAAATAGAAATAAAAAGTAAAATATAAAATAAAATTAAAATACGAGTAATAAATTATTAATATAAAAATATATTATTAATAAAGACTATAAAAAAGATTATAAAGAAGATTATAAAAAATTTTATAAAAGTATTAATATACAAAAATACTAATTTTTTATTCTTCCATTCTTAATCTTTTAACTACGAAATCTTTATCTAAGGACAAGAGGAATGAAGCTGCTTTTGGTCCTTGTTTTTGCCCAAGAATCATCTTATAAATAGCTTGAAAAGCTTTTTGAGGTTTTAAATCATATTCATTTAAAATTTCATACATTTCATCATGAAGTGTTTCAGCAGAATTAAATTCTTTGCTTTCAATTAAATCAGCTAAACTTTTAAGAAAAGCTTTTTGATCATCAGATAGCTCTAATCTTGGAATTTTTTTCATAACTTGGAATTTAACAAATTTTGGGCCATATTTATCTAACCAATTCTTAACTTGTTTGATTCTTTGTTTGAATTGTTCAAGTTCTTTTTCTTCTAAATCTTTAAACTCTTTATCTTGGAAGCTTTTAGTTAGCTGAGAATTCTTTTTAAGAATTTCAAATATTTTCTCTGGATTATTTCCTGCTATCTGATAAGCAACAGTTAAAAACCTGTAAGGTGGTCTAAATGGTAAAGAATCTCCTTCGTTTATTTGAGCAATTTCATAAATCTTCTTGAATTTTTTACCCTCTTTTTCTGATGGTGCTTCTTCTTCATTAAAGAAAACTTTTTCCACTTTGTCGAACTGATCAATAAAATCAAGAAATGCCATATTAGGTGAAAAATCTTTGTGTTTCATTGGTTTACTTCTAAATATAAAGTAGTTAAGACTTTCAGCAGGTCCAATTTCTAACCATTGCTTTGGAGTAAAAAATACTCCTTTAGATTTACTCATTGCATCTCCATTTAAGGTGATCCATTCATAAGGGACTGGATACGGTGCTTTATAATCAAAAATTTCTTCAGATATTATTTTACTAACATCATAAGATCCACCACTGGCTGCATGGTCTTTACCAAATGGTTCACATGTAATTCCAAATATTTTCCATCTAGCTGCCCATTCTACTCTCCAAGTTAACTTACCATTTCCTGATGTAATGTTCATTTCTGCGTCTGCACCACATTCACATTTATAAGAGATGGTATCATTATCTTCATTAAATGCATAGCTAGTTGTAGTGTTTACTCTACCACATTTATCACAAATTGGATTGTAAGGTAACCAGTCATCAGCTAATGGATGCTCTCTGTATCGATTGAATATTTCTCTTATTTTATCTGCCTTTTTTAAGGATATTCTTATATATTCATCGTAAATTCCATCTTTATACATTTCAAAGCCAGATTTTGGAGTTAATTCTATTCCAAAGTCATCTAAAACATCTAATAATGGCTTTTCAAAGTGTTCTACAAAGCTATCGCAACATCCATCGGGACATGGGATATTGGAGTAGGGCATACCTAGATATTTGTCATAGCTTTCTGGTAATGGGTGTGGAACTTTTCTAAGTGGGTCATGGTCGTCTGCAATCCAAATAGTTTCAGATTTTTCACCCATTTCTTTTAATTGCTTTCCTACAGCATTAGCTATAAAAACATCACAGGAGTTTCCTATATGTATTGATCCTGATATAGATGTTCCACTTGCAATAACATGTTTTTCAACATTCCATTCTTTTAATTCATCAGCAATTCTTTCTATCCAATGTTTCATCATTTCACCAGTAAAATAATAAGTCGTACTTTTATTTAAGATATATCAATGAATTATATAGTGAACAAAATTAATTATATTTCTATTTTTATTATTTTTATTAAATTAATTAAGTTATATTAAATATTAGTTAAAATATTAATTAATTTATTAAATTAATTATATTAAATTAATCTAATTAATTATATTTTTAGTATAATTTAGATATATAGATATAATTTTAATTTAAGAGTTAAATCAGCTTATTGTAAATATTTTATAATATATATTCTATATAATTATTCTATATAATATAGAAATACTAAATATATACCCTATTTTTTAAATTATTTAATTGAAATTTAAAATAAGTATTGAATAATAAGCATTATATAAATTTATTTTTAATTCTTATAAATATTATTGTTACTAATTTTTTAATTCAATAAAAATAGGTTATGTTAAATTATATTTATAATAATTATATACAATAATTACACATTAATAATTATAATTATGAGTTATTAATAAGTTAATTATATTAATTATAGATAAATTAAAATCAATATAAATAATTAAAATAAGTAGAAATTAAATAAAAAATAGAATTAATAATTATTAGACTCTTAATTATTATTTTAATAATTATTTTATTATTATTTTAATAATTGTTCTAATAATTATTTTTATATTTATCTTCTTAATATTAATAAAAATCTAAATTTAATATAAATTTATTATTATATAAATTTTAAGATAATAGCTAATTTATGGTTTTTAAAATTTTTTAAATATCTATTTTTAAATATCTATTTTTAAAAATTTATTTTTAAATATTAAATAATTTTAAACATTGTCAAAAAAGTCAGGTTCTGCTTGATCTAACCATTCATTAACTATTTTTACAGCACAGTAGTTTC
This genomic interval carries:
- the pcn gene encoding proliferating cell nuclear antigen (pcna); translation: MFKAELSNPNILKTSFDAISSIVDEVQIQTDSEGIRLDALDRSHITFVHLELKASLFDEFICDEPEKINIDTDEFVKVLKRSKSDDRVIMSLDEGNFIITFEGEAKRTFKIRLIDIDQEPPSPPKLDHPTQFEIPFALLKDSIADIDIFSDKISLKVDNEYFRAGAEGEFGDANIEYLHGEKIETDAKSVFSLEKIREMLKADKFSDIAVIKLGDDMPLDLKLKMVSDDGELSFLLAPRIETED
- a CDS encoding 50S ribosomal protein L44e, producing the protein MKIPKEKRTYCPKCKTHTVHEVLVAKKRKASELKWGQRQFRRVTAGYRGYPRPLPGGNKPVKKLDLRYKCKECGKSRVASSFRTGKPEFVAQ
- a CDS encoding 30S ribosomal protein S27e, with product MSNERRGNFLKVKCLDCDNEQIVFDRAASNVQCIICGKTLVKPLGGKAKITAHIDSVLK
- a CDS encoding translation initiation factor IF-2 subunit alpha, with protein sequence MVRKNQEWPSEGELIVATVYKVLGYGAFANLEEYEGKEAFIHISEVSSGWVKNIRDHVRENQKIVARVLRVNPRKGHVDASLKRIREDQRTKKIQQWKVEQKAEKFLELAAKSLDKDLDTAYKEVGYRLMDSFGDIYGAFESAAEEGESVLIEEGIDEEWAKTIVEIAKKNITPPEVHITGYIDIQTFDANGVDIIKEALLAAEDEDVEVQCVGAPRYRITVKSSDYIQAEKDLKAAADRAIEIIEESNGNGTFLRELE
- a CDS encoding RNA-protein complex protein Nop10; its protein translation is MKMKMHKCNSCNIYTIKNVCPSCDGDLNVIYPPKYSIEDKYGKYRRKLKEEACDK
- a CDS encoding proteasome assembly chaperone family protein, whose product is MKNTEINILEDVELNNPIFIEALPGIGHVGKLAADHIIDELGATKFAELYSYHFPPQVFVDEDGLIENMMNEFYYLKSLGEDKRDYIILVGNSQALSPEGQYDLSGFILDFIEDFGVKEMYTLGGLAIGHPIEESRVFGAATDLEIIETLRELDIEIRSADGGIVGASGLLLGLGKLKNIKGACLMGETPGYFIDAEAAEAILEKLANLLNIEINTDKLDERAEETRKMISKAQKMEQEMVNRTMGAGEDDLRYIG
- a CDS encoding cation:proton antiporter — protein: MADFYLLVLGLLVFISSLISVRLGLSVSIIEILFGVIAGNLGIIHSETWMLFIASFGGILLTFLSGTEIDVNLMRKKLKETVLIGFLSFLIPFILIFSVVHFLIGWNLVASLLAGTALSETSIAVVYSTLLQQDLFKYDIGKILMGATFVTNICTAIALSILFTKPNLYIFVFYVVSILLLIFAFKYSYKFLVNSKILKDKILEIEIKYIFLLLFILMFFAAWGGGQAILPVFILGMLLSNTLNENSNGQKAKERIKTVAFAVITPVFFIIGGMKVSIPLVIGGLGIFILIFAFRQLAKFVGVYFVTKRYLNSDTGYITLMMSTGLTFGLIATLFGLNTGLLNNYSYSILTGVLVLSAVLPTIIAQKWFVPRHLEDLN
- the lysS gene encoding lysine--tRNA ligase, which codes for MKHWIERIADELKEWNVEKHVIASGTSISGSIHIGNSCDVFIANAVGKQLKEMGEKSETIWIADDHDPLRKVPHPLPESYDKYLGMPYSNIPCPDGCCDSFVEHFEKPLLDVLDDFGIELTPKSGFEMYKDGIYDEYIRISLKKADKIREIFNRYREHPLADDWLPYNPICDKCGRVNTTTSYAFNEDNDTISYKCECGADAEMNITSGNGKLTWRVEWAARWKIFGITCEPFGKDHAASGGSYDVSKIISEEIFDYKAPYPVPYEWITLNGDAMSKSKGVFFTPKQWLEIGPAESLNYFIFRSKPMKHKDFSPNMAFLDFIDQFDKVEKVFFNEEEAPSEKEGKKFKKIYEIAQINEGDSLPFRPPYRFLTVAYQIAGNNPEKIFEILKKNSQLTKSFQDKEFKDLEEKELEQFKQRIKQVKNWLDKYGPKFVKFQVMKKIPRLELSDDQKAFLKSLADLIESKEFNSAETLHDEMYEILNEYDLKPQKAFQAIYKMILGQKQGPKAASFLLSLDKDFVVKRLRMEE